The genomic DNA GCGCCGACCGAGCTCACCGAAACCGAGGAGCAGCATGCCCACGATCGCCGAGACCGTGGTCCATAACCTCGACGACACGGGGTCCGGCGGATCTGGGGTGTTCCCGGCGATTCCCTGAGCGCGGTAACCGACGCGGATCATCTCCTCGCGGCAGCCAACCTCTTCCTTGTGCACGGCGCCGCGCGTGACCGGGTCCGGGTTAAATTCCTGCGCCAGTTTGTCCACCCGGTCCAGCAAGCCGGGAGGAGTTCAGCGAGGTCTTGCCGCTGCTGAAGCCGTCCAGGTAGGCGAGGAAGCAGGCGGAGGATTCGGTGAGTTCGTAGACGAACTTCCCGTCCGCGCGCGGCCGGGCAGGAAGCGGCGGGCCACCCAGTCATCGGCGTAGTTCCGGCCGGTCCAGTCCTCGCGCAGCTGGACGCTGTCCATTCGGAGCCGGGTCAGGAAGCTGTCCGTCATGGCGTGGAAGTCGTCCAGCGGGACCCGGGGCCGGGTGCGGGTGAAGGCTTCGCGGAAGAGGGCCAACACCGGTATCCGGCAATACGTCGCTGGCGGGGTGCCTGCGGTTTCGGTTTAGAGGAGCTTGGAGGTGCTCGGCAAACACACGGACATCCCGTTCAGAAGCGCGGTCCAGCGGCGTCCTCGGCACGTTGCTCTCATGCATACGGATTCTTGCTACGGGCAGCAAATATGCGGCGCCCTCTAGAGTCCTAAGCTCATCGGCAGGGAAGGTCGAGTCACACTTGGGCTACCAGAGCTATAGGTCAAAGCCCTGGCAGGCGATCCATATCGGCAGATCTGTTCACAAATATCATCCAATTTTGTTTGCATAAAAATTGCTGTATTCGTTAAAGTCTAGAACTTAGATACTAGGTCTTCGGCTCAATTCCTACACTAACTGCTTATCCATTTCGGAGTCGAGGCGAGTTTTGGCGTGGGGGCCATTCGCATTGCGGAAGACGTCGGAATCGGCGCGATAAATGCCTCCATGTCTGCCAGGATGAAGGCCTCCTCACCCGTGTACCTGTCACCCGAATCGTCCCAAGTCGGCTTTGGTCCCTCTGCTCCAAAATATGCAATAGCCGTCGGCCTCGCGATGCTGGTAAATCGTGATTCGTAGAGCACACCGTCTAGTCCAGCGGAATCAAAGGCCGTCGCCCATTGGCAAGTTAATGCATAGGCGTTAGATATGGATCCAAGCTCTCGAATAGCTCCGAAGTTGGCGGCCGCCTCAGCACCGGTGTCAGCTAGCTTTGCTTCAGCTGGCAAACGAAGTGTCGTTACTTCCATCGCGTCGACAGTCGCCTGTGGCACCAAGCGCTCCCGAGTGATGGTCTCTCCTAGCCTTTCCCGAATCGCTGTCGGGATGTCCGTGGCCATGTAGCAGGTCCCTCTGGGTGATGACAGGTTGAACCTGCCAGTCGGTTTCGAGGCAAAGTACCAGCTACCGTTCCCCTTGGCCACCGCGCGGAATAGGTCGTCGGATACGCCCTGTTTGTGTACAGGGAAATCGGTGACGTCGTCGGGTTTCTTCAGTGCGGCATTCTCACGCGTCATGAGGCCCAAGCTGCTGCATCGTGGCGGGCCAACTCGAGGACCGCTCCAGGATCGTTTCTCTTGACCAACCATTCCGCCGCGGATTCGTCCTTGAGCGCCTCTTTCGGGCTGCGCATCCAGAGTGCGATCATCCAGTCATCACTAGTCCCATTTCGCAGCTCGGCGAGAACCTCCGGTAGATAAGGAATGAGTTCACCCTCTGCGGTGAACTGCCACTCCGGGTAGAACCTCTTGCGGTCCGAAGTCATCAGTCCGATGAGCTTGCCAGTTTTGACTTTTTTATCTAAGGCCTGCCGCGTGATTCCCAACCACTCGCTCATCGCCGCCGTGTCATAGAACGGTCCAACCCGATCCGCCAGCGTGCTGGAGCGCAGCGGAACAAGACGCATCATGGCCCGAGCGAGGCGTTTTGAATCAAATGTTTTCATATCGATGTCAGCTTCAACTAGCTCTTTATACAAAGCGTCTGTGAGGGCACGAACTGTCTGGGCCTTAGTGCCAGCTTTACCAAAACGCTGGACGGCTCGGTTCCATGAAGATTGGATGACATCCCGAGGAATAGTGGTGTCCTGGTACCTCGTTCGCCCTAGAGGCTCTACCCAGTCATCATTCGTGTGTAAGGCAATCGCGTACATGATTGAGGGAGTGGCGGGCGTCCAAGGCTCATCGGTCTTCCGCCAGAACGCCTCAGGCAAAGATTTTGGTTGCGAAGAACGATCAGCCCGCGATTGCTGGGCATCGAAGTTGTGTATATCTTCGATGCCTGAAAGTGCTTCAGTCTTCCCACCGGGATTCCTAGCAATTCGTGTTTTGAGGCGTCTACTCGTAGGTGGAGTCAATTTAGTACCCTCCTTGTCAACCTGAGCAACCACCTTATGCTTCCCCGTCAACCGTGGCAACCCCTCCAGACGTTCTATTCGTCGAATAGGGGTACAAGACTCCCGAGCGGGGACGCAGAGCCTCAGTCACTGCGTCATCGAATCAAAGCAAACCCCCACCACACCTCTAGCCCAGCCCGATCCCGCCGCTTAGACTGGCGGCCATCTGAGCGCACAGAACGGAGGAGCAGCATGCCCACGATCGCCGAGACCGTCGTCCACAACCTCGCCGCCAACGGGATCCAGCGGATCTGGGGAGTTCCCGGCGACTCCCTGAACGCGGTGACCGAGGCCATCCGCCGGGAAAAGGGCATCGAATGGATGCTCACCCGGCACGAGGAGGAAGCAGCGTTCGCCGCCGCCGGGGAGGCGGCGCTGACGGGCGAGCTCGCGGTATGCGCAGGCAGCTGCGGACCCGGCAACATGCACCTCATCAACGGGCTCTACGACGCACACCGAAGCCGGGTCCCCGTGCTCGCCATCGCCTCGCACATCCCCAGCGACGAAATCGGCAGCCAGTACTTCCAGGAAACCCGCCCCACCGAACTGTTTCGGGACTGCAGCGTCTTCTGCGAGATGGTCCTGAGCCCCGAGCAGATGCCGCGGCTGCTGGAGATCGCCATGCGGACGGCCATCGAGAAGAGGGGCGTCGCCGTGCTCGTGATGGCGGGCGACACCGCCCTGCAGGACGCCGCGGACGAGCGCGTCTTCACAGTCCGCCGCACCGACCCCGTCACCGTGCCCTCCCCGGCGGAGCTGCAGGAGGCCGCCGCCACGCTGAACTCCTGCGAGAAGGTCACTATCCTGGCGGGCGCCGGCGTCGAGGGGGCACGCGAGGAGGTCCTCGCCCTCGCCGACGCGCTCGGTGCGCCGATTGTGCATGCCCTCCGCGGCAAAGAATTCATCGAGCACGACAACCCGTTCGACGTCGGCATGACCGGGCTCCTGGGCTTCGCATCCGGCTACCGGGCGATGGAGGACTGCGACGCGCTGCTGATGCTCGGCACCGACTTCCCGTACCAGCAGTTCTACCCGAAGCACGCGAAGATCCTGCAGGTCGACATCCGCGGCGAGCAGCTCGGCCGCCGCGTGCCGCTCACCCAGGGCCTGGTCGGCGGGGTGCGCGAGACGGCGGCGGCGCTGCTTCCGCTGCTCGAGCGCAAGTCCAACCGCACCCACCTTGAGAAGTCGCTGGACCACTACCGCCGCACCCGCAAACAGCTCGACGACCTGGAGAAGCAGGGGCCGGGTGCCATCCATCCGCAGCACCTCACCCACTTGATCGACGAGCTCGCCGACGACGACGCAGTCTTCCTGCCCGACGTCGGCACTCCGGTCATCTGGGCGTGCCGGCACCTGCACATGGGCCCGCGACGGCGGCTGATCGGATCCTTCTGGCACGGCACCATGGCGGCGGCAACCCCGCTCGGCCTCGGCGCCCAGGCGGTGGACCGGAACCGGCAGGTGGTGGTCCTGGCCGGTGACGGCGGCCTGGCGATGATGCTCGGCGAGCTGCTGACGGCGGTGCAGCACAATCTGCCGATCAAGATCGTGGTGTTCGACAACGCGGCGCTCAGCTTCGTCGAGGTGGAGATGAAGGCCGCGGGCATCGTCAACTTCGGCACCGGGCTGCAGAACCCGGACTTCGGCAAGGTGGCGCAGGCGGTGGGGATGCACGGCGAGAGCGTCACGCGCCCGGAGGACCTCGAGGGTGCACTGCGCCGTGCGTTCGAGTACGACGGCCCGGCGCTCGTCTCCGTCGCGGTGGAGCGTCAGGAGCTCTCCATCCCGCCGAAGATCGACGCGAAGCAGGCCACCGGCTTTGCGGTCTACGCGCTGCGCACGGTGATCGCCGGCAACGGCCGCGAACTCATCGACCTGGCAAAGGCCAACGCGCGGCAGCTGCTCTGAAACCCAGCTGGTCAGCGGTGGCAGTTGTCTGTTCGATCCGATCGTGTAACGGACTTTGATGGGATAATGGGGATATTCGGTGGTGGGTGTTTATCTCAGTCTCGTGAGTTTTGACGACGTACATCCAAGCCAAATTGCTCTTGTCCCGGGAGTTGTTGCTAGATTTAAAAGTGGAACAAGGATTTGATAACCACTGTTGTCCCCTGTGCGGCCACATATAACTGACTGGCTGTTCCTACGCGGCAGAAGTCAAGTGCTCCAGCTCTCACCTAGTAATTCCCTAAGTTGTTCGTTCAATCGCAGCAGGCCCTCACGGGGTCTTTTTTTATGCCCAAAATCAGGAAGGAACCACCATGTCCACTCTCTTTGCAGGTTCTGTCGACAGTGCTTACCGTCGGTCCATCACGCCATCAATGGCAGGCATCGGTGTAGAAAGCAGGAGTTCGTTCGAGGTCGTCATGGACTCAGTAGCCAAACTGCTGGCAGATCCCCGGGCCAGGTTGTCCTCGCCACGAACCATCAATGTGCTCAGCGGACAGATTGCCCGTGCCGAAAAGATCGTCAACACCACGGATCCCAGGTTCTCACTCATCGACGTATGGGAGGCTCTGCTGCTGGTAGCTGAAACACCCGACCACAATCAGTCCGTGGCGGCTCGCCGAC from Arthrobacter zhangbolii includes the following:
- a CDS encoding RES family NAD+ phosphorylase, whose translation is MTRENAALKKPDDVTDFPVHKQGVSDDLFRAVAKGNGSWYFASKPTGRFNLSSPRGTCYMATDIPTAIRERLGETITRERLVPQATVDAMEVTTLRLPAEAKLADTGAEAAANFGAIRELGSISNAYALTCQWATAFDSAGLDGVLYESRFTSIARPTAIAYFGAEGPKPTWDDSGDRYTGEEAFILADMEAFIAPIPTSSAMRMAPTPKLASTPKWISS
- the poxB gene encoding ubiquinone-dependent pyruvate dehydrogenase, which encodes MPTIAETVVHNLAANGIQRIWGVPGDSLNAVTEAIRREKGIEWMLTRHEEEAAFAAAGEAALTGELAVCAGSCGPGNMHLINGLYDAHRSRVPVLAIASHIPSDEIGSQYFQETRPTELFRDCSVFCEMVLSPEQMPRLLEIAMRTAIEKRGVAVLVMAGDTALQDAADERVFTVRRTDPVTVPSPAELQEAAATLNSCEKVTILAGAGVEGAREEVLALADALGAPIVHALRGKEFIEHDNPFDVGMTGLLGFASGYRAMEDCDALLMLGTDFPYQQFYPKHAKILQVDIRGEQLGRRVPLTQGLVGGVRETAAALLPLLERKSNRTHLEKSLDHYRRTRKQLDDLEKQGPGAIHPQHLTHLIDELADDDAVFLPDVGTPVIWACRHLHMGPRRRLIGSFWHGTMAAATPLGLGAQAVDRNRQVVVLAGDGGLAMMLGELLTAVQHNLPIKIVVFDNAALSFVEVEMKAAGIVNFGTGLQNPDFGKVAQAVGMHGESVTRPEDLEGALRRAFEYDGPALVSVAVERQELSIPPKIDAKQATGFAVYALRTVIAGNGRELIDLAKANARQLL
- a CDS encoding DUF3375 family protein produces the protein MALFREAFTRTRPRVPLDDFHAMTDSFLTRLRMDSVQLREDWTGRNYADDWVARRFLPGRARTGSSSTNSPNPPPASSPTWTASAAARPR